One genomic region from Metallosphaera tengchongensis encodes:
- a CDS encoding acyl-CoA dehydrogenase family protein, with protein MFELSKEQVEYKEKVRDYVQKVVKDYAKFMDDKNEGGEKIVKDFGEMGLLGMKIPSKYGGLELGEVAFAIATEELGTESGGASHSLHTQLNALQLLVSVGGDSAQSWIEAGVKGKEIYAVALTEPGAGSDLGALQTNAKLEGNEMVLNGEKIFTSAGSFSTKMVVLARTSGNPGDRQGISMLLIDSKTPGVEIHKLDLMGIRGAGVSYVKFNNARIPKDSIIGKEGDAFRGAIRALMVSRNGYAGIAVGIARGALEDAVNRAASRKQFGKSLLEQEWISFNLADALVKVEASRLMTLRAAYMLDKGQEALTEASMAKYMAAVTAAEVSRTALHIFGGHGLNRGSKVERLYRDSKIMEIAEGTNEMQLLAVSRALQPKK; from the coding sequence ATGTTTGAACTATCAAAGGAGCAAGTCGAATATAAGGAGAAGGTCAGGGATTACGTTCAGAAAGTGGTAAAGGATTACGCCAAGTTCATGGATGACAAAAACGAGGGCGGGGAAAAGATAGTAAAGGACTTTGGAGAGATGGGACTTCTAGGGATGAAGATCCCATCAAAGTATGGAGGCCTAGAATTAGGGGAAGTAGCCTTCGCCATAGCTACGGAGGAGTTGGGAACTGAAAGTGGTGGGGCCTCTCACAGCCTTCACACTCAACTCAACGCGTTACAATTACTTGTCTCAGTAGGAGGAGATTCAGCCCAGAGCTGGATTGAGGCCGGTGTAAAGGGTAAGGAAATCTACGCCGTCGCCTTAACGGAGCCTGGAGCGGGATCGGATCTAGGAGCCCTTCAAACCAACGCTAAGTTGGAGGGTAACGAAATGGTCCTCAACGGAGAAAAGATTTTCACAAGCGCCGGGTCGTTCTCAACCAAGATGGTTGTGCTAGCTAGAACCAGTGGTAATCCAGGGGATAGGCAAGGAATATCGATGCTACTAATTGATAGCAAGACGCCTGGAGTTGAGATCCACAAGTTGGATCTTATGGGGATAAGAGGAGCAGGGGTTTCGTATGTGAAGTTCAATAACGCCAGAATCCCAAAGGACTCCATAATAGGAAAAGAGGGGGACGCTTTCAGAGGTGCCATTAGGGCTCTCATGGTTAGCAGGAATGGTTACGCAGGTATAGCAGTAGGTATTGCAAGGGGAGCACTTGAAGACGCAGTGAATAGGGCTGCTAGCAGAAAGCAGTTTGGTAAATCTCTCCTAGAACAGGAATGGATATCCTTCAATCTAGCTGACGCACTAGTCAAGGTCGAGGCTTCAAGATTAATGACTTTGAGGGCAGCTTACATGTTGGACAAGGGTCAAGAGGCCTTAACTGAGGCCAGTATGGCTAAATACATGGCAGCAGTAACTGCTGCAGAGGTAAGTAGAACAGCACTACATATATTTGGCGGTCACGGGCTTAATAGAGGGTCTAAGGTAGAGAGGCTATACAGGGACTCTAAAATAATGGAGATTGCAGAGGGCACCAACGAAATGCAGCTTCTAGCAGTATCTAGAGCTTTACAGCCTAAGAAATAG
- a CDS encoding VWA domain-containing protein encodes MTQRKVMPFSAIVGQEKFKKALLIVAANPTVNGVLIRGPKGVAKSTAVRALANLLSEIEVVADCPFSCDPHDRSKMCSSCKARVDSGEVLPTLKRKKRIVELPVSATLDRVVGSLDIKKVLKEGDRALEPGILAEANRGILYIDEVNLLPDEIVNAILDSASSKVNVVEREGISVTHPSDFILIGTMNPEEGELRPQLLDRFAISVDAEYPKDSHELVEIVKKVEQFEMDPDKFIREYDGPEIRLRETIERAAKLLPHVEIDDGLMNFLASTILSLSVSTRAMISAVKVAKTLAALDGRTKVNQDDIKEALDLALRHRVSDPSQIFNATTPQTGDSNRQENNNDQESGKSQPGPQDNTLQGRNSKSYNVEPMEVDLPKYNKPGMGYGRIGLFETIFGRLEGKGKQLDLYSSLVNMCIHGNRRLDVEDLALKSAWTKGSLPILILLDASKSMDFSKRIGVAKGIVKGLLKRAYQVRSKVGLIVFSDRHAKYVVPFTRNFAKINSQIDNIAPKGKTPLSSALALATSIINRERGSRNFLIPIVFLISDGKANVPLRGNLRAELSELALKIGKISSLIVIDTGHPYQPSFNQLISSVSKGIFIHVNNFNTNLDLK; translated from the coding sequence ATGACCCAGAGAAAAGTGATGCCGTTTAGCGCAATTGTAGGGCAAGAGAAGTTTAAGAAAGCACTCCTCATAGTTGCGGCGAACCCCACAGTGAACGGAGTCTTAATAAGAGGACCTAAGGGAGTGGCTAAATCGACAGCAGTGAGAGCTTTGGCTAACCTGTTGTCCGAAATCGAAGTCGTTGCTGATTGTCCGTTCTCATGTGACCCACACGATAGGTCTAAGATGTGCTCCTCATGCAAGGCACGTGTGGACTCAGGGGAAGTTTTACCTACTTTAAAAAGAAAAAAGAGAATTGTAGAATTACCAGTAAGTGCAACCCTAGATCGAGTTGTCGGTTCTCTAGATATAAAGAAAGTTCTAAAAGAGGGAGATAGAGCTCTTGAACCTGGAATACTAGCTGAGGCCAATCGGGGCATTCTTTACATAGATGAAGTTAACCTACTTCCCGATGAGATAGTAAACGCTATTCTGGACTCGGCGTCCTCTAAGGTCAATGTGGTGGAAAGAGAGGGAATATCTGTAACTCACCCTTCAGATTTCATTTTAATAGGTACAATGAATCCAGAGGAGGGAGAACTCCGCCCGCAACTTTTGGATAGATTTGCCATTTCTGTGGACGCAGAGTATCCTAAGGATTCTCACGAGCTTGTGGAGATAGTTAAGAAGGTTGAGCAGTTTGAAATGGATCCAGACAAGTTTATCAGAGAATATGATGGCCCAGAGATCAGGCTCAGGGAAACCATAGAAAGGGCAGCCAAGCTTCTACCACACGTGGAGATTGACGATGGCTTAATGAATTTCCTTGCGTCTACTATTCTGTCCCTATCTGTTAGTACGAGAGCTATGATCTCTGCTGTAAAGGTCGCCAAGACCCTCGCAGCCCTGGATGGAAGAACTAAAGTAAATCAAGACGACATTAAAGAGGCTTTAGATCTAGCTCTTCGACACAGGGTAAGCGACCCAAGCCAGATATTCAATGCCACTACCCCACAGACTGGAGATAGTAATCGTCAAGAGAATAATAATGACCAAGAATCAGGAAAAAGTCAACCAGGACCTCAGGATAACACCCTTCAGGGAAGAAATTCCAAGAGTTATAATGTTGAACCTATGGAAGTGGACTTGCCCAAATACAACAAGCCAGGAATGGGGTATGGAAGAATAGGGCTATTTGAAACAATCTTTGGCAGATTGGAAGGAAAGGGCAAGCAGCTTGACCTCTATAGTTCACTTGTAAATATGTGCATTCATGGAAATAGACGGTTGGATGTGGAAGACCTAGCACTGAAGAGCGCTTGGACAAAGGGGTCGTTACCAATCTTGATCCTATTGGATGCAAGTAAATCTATGGATTTCTCAAAAAGAATCGGAGTAGCCAAAGGCATCGTGAAAGGGTTACTGAAGAGAGCATATCAGGTTAGGAGCAAGGTCGGCTTAATTGTTTTTTCAGATAGACATGCAAAATATGTCGTTCCGTTCACTCGTAATTTTGCTAAGATAAATAGCCAAATTGATAATATAGCCCCTAAGGGGAAGACCCCCCTGTCAAGTGCCTTAGCCTTAGCAACGTCTATTATAAACAGAGAAAGGGGTTCAAGGAATTTCTTGATTCCAATCGTTTTCCTGATCTCGGACGGAAAGGCTAATGTCCCACTTAGGGGGAATTTAAGGGCAGAGTTATCAGAGCTGGCCCTTAAAATAGGTAAAATATCCAGTTTGATTGTAATTGATACAGGGCACCCTTATCAGCCTTCTTTTAACCAACTGATCAGTTCAGTGTCCAAGGGAATTTTCATCCATGTCAATAATTTTAACACGAACCTGGACCTGAAATAA